One Alligator mississippiensis isolate rAllMis1 chromosome 1, rAllMis1, whole genome shotgun sequence genomic window carries:
- the LOC106739180 gene encoding protein CEBPZOS-like: MNRFTQNVFRFLVVLNTAVLAATFGTFWQIDRSQDFRRTMHKRFPYMLEAYYKYQEAGGYYGIREKDQMEWFSRKD; encoded by the exons ATGAATCGCTTCACCCAGAACGTGTTCCGCTTTCTGGTAGTGCTGAACACGGCCGTGCTCGCCGCCACCTTCGGGACCTTTTGGCAAATAGACAGAAGCCAAG ATTTCAGGCGTACAATGCACAAGAGATTTCCATACATGCTGGAAG CTTATTACAAATACCAAGAAGCGGGTGGATATTATGGCATCAGGGAAAAAGACCAAATGGAATGGTTTAGCCGCAAAGACTAG